From Pelotomaculum isophthalicicum JI:
ATATTTTTTTCTTTTAAATCTCCGGCCGCCTGCCCGCCCGGCACTGTTCCGGCATTCCCTGGCGCTGTTCCGGCATTGTTAATGCGTACTTCTCCGGCGGCGGGAATACTTATTCTCGTATCGGAAATGATTGTGCTCACCTTAACGGCGCCATACCTGCACAATAGCAATACGGCAACTCCGATGACACTCAAGACAGTAAGCGACAGTATTTTCTTATTAATAATAACCGTTTTCATTATTCTCTCCTTTCCCTCGGCAATACCAGTATCTTTTGCGGTTCAATGCCCATAGCCACTTCCGTCGCCTGAAAAAGCATCGCCTTCACCTTAGGGTTGACGGCGCCTTCCGCCACAACCAAAACACCGGCTACATGGGGCGCCACCTCCCGCTCCACAACCGGTTGTTCGCCCTGGCCGTCGCGGTTCATTACCAGTTGATTGCTGTTGTTGTCCTCTGTCGTAGTCCGCGTTCCTCCCGACTGGTCACGTTCCTGGGTAGTCTTTTTGCCCGTGGTGGTATTAACCGCATATTCATACTGAGTGGTGTCGGATAACCGTACTGACACTTCGACCTCTCCCGCCCCTTCAACATTCTTGAGCATTGCACAAAGTTTCTTGCTTAGAAGCTCTTCTTCCCCCAACATGCCGCTTTTCACCTGTTCCTGGATTTGCTTGTTGGAGGATTCAGAGGCCGGCGTTTGTTTTTGGTTCGATTTGGTCTTGTCCACCGTGGAAAAGACCAGCATTAATACTCCCAGCACAGCCAGGCCGGCCAGCCAAAGATTGCGTTTGTTTGGCCCTGCCGGGCCGCCTCCCCCCTGTCTGCCAAAACCAAAGAAATCAAGCAATTTGTTCAAATCAGCACCTCCCCGAATGTACTGTATAGACCGACATCAGATTTCCAACGACTGCTATCAGCGGTACACGCAATCCACCTGTTCCGGCTTTAAATTATAAAAATTGGCAATTGTTTTGATCAAACCGGCTACTGCTTCACCAGCGGGACCGGTTTCAGTATTCACGCGCTCTTTTGTCTCCGGTTTTGGCCCGACCTGAACAGTTACCGGCTCAATACCGGTGGCATTCTCCTTTACAGCGAATTTGTCATTATCGCCGGGCTTTTCAACAAACATAACTATTTTGCTTATTTGCCCATAGCCCGCCCCTTCTCTTTCTGTGTTAACTACTACATCCGCATCCACTACCGGTATTTCCTTGTTAATACTAGCAAGGGCCATTACCTGATTGGCAAGTCCACGCTTATATTGTTCAATTGCCTTTTGTTGCTGTTCGCTGGATATTTTCTTGCCGGACTCCATGATCAGGGAAAGACGTTCATCCACCTTTTTTTCAGTTAGAGAAGGCAAGTCACCTGTATAGTCCCGGTGTAGCAGATCGCCCACAGCCTGAATTACTGCCACGATAATCAGGAGGCCCATGACCATTTTTACATACTTTCTCATATCTCCAGCGGGCAGGAGCATTTCAAGAAACATTGCTAGAATAACAATGACAACCAGGTTTTGTATAAGTGAACGGATTACTTCCACCTGATCCCTCCTAACGGTTCACCTGAGCATGACCGTGATGTTCGCCACACCGACAATAATAGTGATTACAAAGAAAAACAGCAGGCCCACTGTTGCCACCGCGGCAAAAATCAAAAGCAAGTTATTGCCAAGACCATTCAAACAATTGACCATTTGACCGTCACCAATCGGTTGGATCAAGGCTCCGGCAAGTTTATAAATAAAGGCGAGCGTGATAATCTTTAATAAAGGAATAAGCATTATTGTACAAATTACCGCCACCCCGGCTATGCCAACCGCGTTTTTTATTAACAGCGACGAACTTACCACGGCGGCCAGAGCGTCGGAGAGCACTCCACCCACTACGGGCACAAAGGCGTCCACACCAAATTTAGCTGTTTTAAAAGTAACTGAGTCACCAACAGCGCCGGCCACGCCCTGAATAGTGAGAACTCCCAAAAAAATCGTTGAAAATATCCCCATTAAACCCATGGCTATCCCTTTTAATAAGTCAGCCAGGTTTGAGACTTTGAATTTTTCCGAGAGGTTGTTGACTATCCCCAAAATTGCCACAAAAAATAGCAATGGTAAAATTATATTTTTTATTAAAGTGCTAAAAACACCAAGAGTAGTTAGAATAACGGGGCTGAAAACCGCTGCGGAAGCTACACCCCCGACAGCAACCAAGAGTGTCAGCAAAACGGGTAATAGCGCCTGCATAAATGACACCATGTTTTCTACGACTTCCCTGCCGGCATTGACTGCCAGGGAAAAAGATCCGATAGCGATGGTAACTAACGCTAAATAAGTAACTGAATAGGTCAATTGACCAGCGGTGCCTTTTTCAAAAGAAGCCATTAAATTTTGCAGAATAGCGCAAATTACCGCGAGAATCACCAACTTTCCCAAGAGGTCGAAGTTCGCTACCACTTCCTTAAAAAGCTGCTGGATTAAATTCTTAAAAATTTCAGCCGGTTTCCAATCCAATTCCCCTTTCACCAGTTTTATTACCATATCCTTAAAATCAAGGACAGGAATTGAACCCTTGATTTCTGCATCAAGTCTTTCAACGTATTGTTGCACTTCCGTCAGGTTCAATGATGATATTTGTTCCTCCGGTGATATAACTACAGCCTGCTCCCCGTATACAGGCACCGGAACCAACAGAAGCAAAGCAAAAAATAACGAAAAAATGATATGCAAAATCCCACCGCCTCACGGTACAAGTCTTAAAAGCATCTGGAGTACTGCCACAATCATTGGTACTGCAAGCACCATAATCATAATCTTAGCGGCAAATTCTATTTTTGTGGCAACTGCGCTTTCACCAGCGTCCCGGCTGATTTGAGCCCCAAATTCCGCGATATAGGCAATTCCAATAATTTTTAGGATAGTGCCCAAATAAACCATGTTGATTTCCGCCCTGGCCGTCAAATCCTTGATGATATCCATAATCGAGCCGATTTTGCCTAATACCAGGAGAAAAAGGATTATCCCGGCCACGACACTTAAGAGTACCCCTAATTCCGGTCGCTGACTTTTCACTACCACAATCAGGACAGTGGCAATCAGACCAATGGCAACTATTTGCATAATGTCCATGTCTTGCTCTCCTGTTAACTTTCTTATCAATGTTCTAAAATAGCTTAAATACAGATTTCACCTGATCGAATAAATTGGCGAGCAACTGAATGACCCACATAAAAACGATAGCCAGCCCCGCTAATGTCACTAAATGTCCTTGTTCTTCTTTTCCGGCATGCTTCAAAATAGCGTTAAGAACAGCTACCAGAATACCCACACCGGCAATTTTGAAAATCAGATCTATATTGCTTCCCATGCATTGACCTCCAATCTATTAGGTATCTCAATATTTAAAAATAAATTTGCAACTACTCAGGAGTTAGAATTCAGGAGTCAGTAGTCAGAATGAGAGAACGGTTTTTTCTCGCAGTATTCTGAATTCTGACTCCTGAATTCTGAATACTCGAATAGTGCCTTTTCAATAAAGGAGCAGCACGATCAGGAGTCCCCCCAGAAAACCAAGATAACTCCAAAGCTTGACATTTCGCGCCGCCTCCTCTTCCGCGGAAGTAGTTTCCGTATTGATTTGTTCCATGGCTAGCCGCAAGTGTTTTATCTGATCTTCTCTGTCGGAAATACCGAGGGATCCTCCTAGATTGTGCAAGATGGATAAATCACCGGACTTTAATGCGGTACCCGGGTAATATTTCTCAAGCGCCTTTTCCCAGGCTTCCGCAGCGGTAATGCCGGACCTGGAAGATAGTTCCGCCGCCGCCCCACTAAACAGAAGAGCGGAGTTTTTATCGCAACGGCCGGATACTTGCTGAAAAGCTTCCGGCAAACAAGTAGCGCTATACGCGACTTCTGTTTCAAGTATCTGAAGCGCTGAACGGAGCGAGCGCAATTCCTTCGGCCTACGGGAATAATTTCCCGCCACAGCCAACCCGCTTAGACCGCTGGCCGCTACCACCATCACTGCCCCAACCAGTTTTAGCATTTTTTCACCCCCAGTGTTCGCATGGTTTTACCGTCAATTATATCTTCTACTGTTCCCACCCCCCGGGAGCGGCCAAGTATGACAAAACGCTCGATCATTTTTAACCGGATTATTCGTCCCAGCGCAGGCCGCTCGGCCAGTTCAGCCAAATTTTTTCCGTGCGCGGTGGCTAAAACCTTAACCCCGGCATTTAATACTTCTTCCAACGCGCTGACGTCTTCGCCGCGCCCGATTTCATCAACAGCTATTACATGTGGGTTCATCGAGCGCAA
This genomic window contains:
- the spoIIIAF gene encoding stage III sporulation protein AF, with amino-acid sequence MEVIRSLIQNLVVIVILAMFLEMLLPAGDMRKYVKMVMGLLIIVAVIQAVGDLLHRDYTGDLPSLTEKKVDERLSLIMESGKKISSEQQQKAIEQYKRGLANQVMALASINKEIPVVDADVVVNTEREGAGYGQISKIVMFVEKPGDNDKFAVKENATGIEPVTVQVGPKPETKERVNTETGPAGEAVAGLIKTIANFYNLKPEQVDCVYR
- the spoIIIAE gene encoding stage III sporulation protein AE; amino-acid sequence: MLHIIFSLFFALLLLVPVPVYGEQAVVISPEEQISSLNLTEVQQYVERLDAEIKGSIPVLDFKDMVIKLVKGELDWKPAEIFKNLIQQLFKEVVANFDLLGKLVILAVICAILQNLMASFEKGTAGQLTYSVTYLALVTIAIGSFSLAVNAGREVVENMVSFMQALLPVLLTLLVAVGGVASAAVFSPVILTTLGVFSTLIKNIILPLLFFVAILGIVNNLSEKFKVSNLADLLKGIAMGLMGIFSTIFLGVLTIQGVAGAVGDSVTFKTAKFGVDAFVPVVGGVLSDALAAVVSSSLLIKNAVGIAGVAVICTIMLIPLLKIITLAFIYKLAGALIQPIGDGQMVNCLNGLGNNLLLIFAAVATVGLLFFFVITIIVGVANITVMLR
- the spoIIIAD gene encoding stage III sporulation protein AD → MDIMQIVAIGLIATVLIVVVKSQRPELGVLLSVVAGIILFLLVLGKIGSIMDIIKDLTARAEINMVYLGTILKIIGIAYIAEFGAQISRDAGESAVATKIEFAAKIMIMVLAVPMIVAVLQMLLRLVP
- the spoIIIAC gene encoding stage III sporulation protein AC; this translates as MGSNIDLIFKIAGVGILVAVLNAILKHAGKEEQGHLVTLAGLAIVFMWVIQLLANLFDQVKSVFKLF
- the spoIIIAB gene encoding stage III sporulation protein SpoIIIAB, translated to MLKLVGAVMVVAASGLSGLAVAGNYSRRPKELRSLRSALQILETEVAYSATCLPEAFQQVSGRCDKNSALLFSGAAAELSSRSGITAAEAWEKALEKYYPGTALKSGDLSILHNLGGSLGISDREDQIKHLRLAMEQINTETTSAEEEAARNVKLWSYLGFLGGLLIVLLLY